The DNA window CGCTTCCTCTGGAGGAAGTGGAGTGGGTACTACACTTTCCCTAACCCCAAGCCGCTGGCTAAGGTTGTACATGTTATTGTTAACGTTTGTGTTTACGTTGACAATGTAGGTGGTGCTGGAGATGGGTATAGTTGCCTTACTAGAATTATTCGTTGAAGTTGAGTCCATTAAGGGTTGAATCGAGTTGTGTTCGCTTTGTGTTTGAGGTTTAATCATCGGATATGTCTATTGGGATATTGGAGGTCTCACACATGGTGTCCATTCTTTCTATTTCGACATCGGTTGCCTTTGGTGTTTGGTTGTTCGGCTTGTGTTTAGTGTTTGCTGGGAGGATCGTTTGCCCGCTAAAGGATTCTGTCTCTACAGTTTTCGACTCAGTGTCGGTGCGAGGGCGTTTCGAGTTTGTAGTGGGGATGGTCTGATTAGTTGGTTTTACCGGGGTAATAGGTGTTTTTGGTGTTGTAGCTGTTTGGTTTGTTGGTCTCTTGCTTGAAGAACCTGCTAAATTTTCCTTGATGTAGGTTTTCAATTTGTTGACTAGTTGTTCGAGTTTGGCAATTTCctggatttttttgttcatctcTTCTAGCAGCTCGGTAATCCGATCATCCGTTGTCTTCCTGCTAGAAGTAGCGTTGATTGTTTCAATTTTGATACCGAGTATCGGAGTTTTCTTTTGCGAGGTGACCTGAGCGTAGCTTCTACTGGACCCTTCCATTCGCTTTCTGGCCTCTGGGAATGACAGGTTATGTTCAATCTTGATCCGAATTATTTCCATTTCCTTTTGGAATTTGGGGAATTGACGATCGCTTGGTCGGTGGTCTTCTTTGCAATTGATACAGTAGGACTGGTTAGTGCATTGGTCTTCGGTGTGGATTCCTGAGCATTTACTACAGCGTGCTGGACCGGGACATCGTGTCCTGGGGTGCCCATACCGGAAACAGCTGTAGCATAACATCGGGGTAGGATAGTAGGGGCGAGTTGCTACTCGAGTAACTGGATAAGTCGTTTTGCCAAATGTCAATATAATAGTCGATGTGGTCACTGGTTGCTCGTTCACTCGTTTTTTAATGCGTCTAATCTCTATTACTCCTTGGTTTTCTAGATTTTCCTTAATTTCCTCATCGTCAACTTCTAGCAAGTCAAAGGAAGAGATTACACAGCGGCACATATTGAGAGTTGGGTGGGGTTTAATAACTACTTCGGTCCCATCCGCTAGCTGTGTCATAGCGAGAAGTTTTTTAACCTGTTCCGGTTTTCTAATCCTGAGGCTATAACGGGTTCCTTTTGCCTCACTTGACCCGCCTTCTATAGATCCTACTGCGGATTCTATGCTTTTGCCAACAACAAATGCATTTGGTAGTTTTATGTTGTCTTTGCCTTCCATTTGTAGTATGGTCAGCTCGCCAAACTCATTTCGTGGATCCATAAACAGTGGTATGAGTCTTTTGGATGGCCTCGGTGGACCGTCCCCACTAGTGGGGGTCAAGGCTGGTGGTATCGGATTGTTATCTTACTTTTGTTTCTCGACGCTTCACACTTGCTTTAAACAGCGGCTTATGGACAACGGTCACCCGTTGCCTACCTCAAAGAATTCGATACGGTTCGTCACTTCACGCGCACAGAATCACTAGGTGGTTTTTCCGTGAAATTTACTTATGGAAACGCTTGGTGCTTCAAGTTTGAATTTGGCGAGGAAAAACTACTTGAAAGTCTGATCGCCTGGTATTTGCGATTTCGAAAGTTGCTATTTTCGCACTCAGTTTTCGCGGGGCGGACCCGGCGCCGCCCCAGATGGTCACCTACACACACATATTGGTATTCCCGGATGGCGTAGCACTAAACAGTTACTGAGATCCGGGTGGCGTAGTACTGGTTTTCTGATAAATCGGAGAGCACTGGGGTTGAGAAGTAACTGACTGATCGTTACAAGAGTTTCGATCCGACtgatgggacaaatatgcgtacTATGGCAGTACATAGAATTATTATTATGTCCGcctcattattttttttccgaTCCAATCCTCATGCTTCGGTTATCCTCTTGGTAAGCAATAATTAATTTGTCATATATTTCCGCTGCTGCCACTATA is part of the Topomyia yanbarensis strain Yona2022 chromosome 1, ASM3024719v1, whole genome shotgun sequence genome and encodes:
- the LOC131675911 gene encoding uncharacterized protein LOC131675911, with protein sequence MTQLADGTEVVIKPHPTLNMCRCVISSFDLLEVDDEEIKENLENQGVIEIRRIKKRVNEQPVTTSTIILTFGKTTYPVTRVATRPYYPTPMLCYSCFRYGHPRTRCPGPARCSKCSGIHTEDQCTNQSYCINCKEDHRPSDRQFPKFQKEMEIIRIKIEHNLSFPEARKRMEGSSRSYAQVTSQKKTPILGIKIETINATSSRKTTDDRITELLEEMNKKIQEIAKLEQLVNKLKTYIKENLAGSSSKRPTNQTATTPKTPITPVKPTNQTIPTTNSKRPRTDTESKTVETESFSGQTILPANTKHKPNNQTPKATDVEIERMDTMCETSNIPIDISDD